A window from Erythrolamprus reginae isolate rEryReg1 chromosome 9, rEryReg1.hap1, whole genome shotgun sequence encodes these proteins:
- the MPHOSPH6 gene encoding M-phase phosphoprotein 6 has protein sequence MARNVRSKLSKNLLRMKFMQRGLDSETKKQLEEEEKKIISEEHWFLDRPELKEKESLIIEERSFAMCEDLLYGRMSFNGFNPEVEKLMVQMNSRNKTEDTGEEKNEKETDVSDEEMARRYETLVGTIGKKFLKKRDRHVLQDPTELESDERRPVKVRKEFLKPQD, from the exons TTCATGCAAAGGGGTTTGGATTCAGAAACCAAAAAGCAActtgaggaagaggagaagaagataatCAGCGAAGAACATTGGTTTCTGGATCGACCAGAACTGAAAGAAAAAGA GAGCCTCATCATAGAGGAAAGAAGCTTCGCGATGTGTGAAGATCTTCTGTACGGCAGAATGTCCTTCAATGGGTTCAATCCTGAAGTCGAG aagTTAATGGTCCAGATGAACTCGAGGAACAAGACAGAAGACACCggggaggaaaaaaatgagaaGGAAACTGATGTATCGGATGAGGAAATGGCTAGGAG GTATGAAACATTAGTGGGAACAATCGGGAAGAAATTCTTGAAGAAACGAGACCGTCATGTTTTGCAAGACCCTACGGAGCTAGAAAGCGATGAGAGGAGGCCCGTCAAAGtgagaaaagaatttttaaaacccCAGGATTAA